Proteins encoded together in one Pseudomonas sp. ADAK13 window:
- a CDS encoding L-rhamnose mutarotase, which yields MSGQRYCLGLDLIDDEALIAEYQQLHQRIWPAVAAHLRRQHILQMQIWRLGTRLFMVMDTTAGFSFEALDQAARANPDVQAWETLMWRFQAPTPWTDPGGKWQPLTQIFSLTDQP from the coding sequence ATGAGCGGCCAACGCTACTGCCTGGGCCTGGACCTGATCGACGATGAGGCATTGATCGCCGAGTACCAGCAGTTGCATCAACGCATCTGGCCCGCCGTGGCCGCGCATCTGCGCCGCCAGCACATCCTGCAGATGCAGATCTGGCGCCTGGGCACGCGGCTGTTCATGGTCATGGACACCACGGCCGGGTTCAGCTTCGAAGCACTCGACCAGGCCGCCCGCGCCAACCCCGACGTGCAAGCCTGGGAAACCCTGATGTGGCGTTTCCAGGCGCCCACGCCGTGGACCGATCCCGGCGGCAAATGGCAGCCGCTGAC